In Sorghum bicolor cultivar BTx623 chromosome 10, Sorghum_bicolor_NCBIv3, whole genome shotgun sequence, one genomic interval encodes:
- the LOC8069074 gene encoding transketolase, chloroplastic, with the protein MATHSVAAAHATIAARAAPAAGASAPAERLGFRLSSLAGRGLRSPLPARRAPSAAASRRQRVVRAAAVETLEGKAATGELLEKSVNTIRFLAIDAVEKANSGHPGLPMGCAPMGHILYDEVMRYNPKNPYWFNRDRFVLSAGHGCMLQYALLHLAGYDSVKEEDLKQFRQWGSKTPGHPENFETPGVEVTTGPLGQGIANAVGLALAEKHLAARFNKPDSEIVDHYTYVILGDGCQMEGIANEACSLAGHWGLGKLIAFYDDNHISIDGDTEIAFTEDVSTRFEALGWHTIWVKNGNNGYDDIRAAIKEAKAVTDKPTLIKVTTTIGFGSPNKANSYSVHGSALGAKEVEATRQNLGWPYEPFFVPEDVKSHWSRHTPEGAALEADWNAKFAEYEKKYADDAATLKSIITGEFPTGWADALPKYTPESPGDATRNLSQQCLNALANVVPGLIGGSADLASSNMTLLKMFGDFQKDTAEERNVRFGVREHGMGAICNGIALHSPGFVPYCATFFVFTDYMRGAMRISALSEAGVIYVMTHDSIGLGEDGPTHQPIEHLVSFRAMPNILMLRPADGNETAGAYKVAVLNRKRPSILALSRQKLPHLPGTSIEGVEKGGYTISDNSTGNKPDLIVLGTGSELEIAEKAADELRKEGKTVRVVSFVSWELFDEQSDEYKESVLPAAVTARISIEAGSTLGWQKYVGAQGKAIGIDKFGASAPAGTIYKEYGITVESVIAAAKSF; encoded by the exons ATGGCTACGCACTCGGTCGCCGCCGCGCACGCCACCatcgccgcgcgcgcggcgccggcTGCCGGGGCGTCGGCCCCGGCCGAGCGCCTTGGCTTCCGCCTCAGCTCGCTCGCCGGCCGCGGCCTGCGTTCCCCGCTCCCGGCCCGCCGCGCGCCGTCCGCGGCCGCGTCCCGCCGCCAGCGCGTcgtgcgcgccgccgccgtcgagacGCTCGAGGGGAAGGCCGCCACGGGCGAGCTGCTCGAGAAGTCGGTCAACACGATCCGGTTCCTGGCCATCGACGCCGTCGAGAAGGCCAACTCCGGTCACCCGGGCCTCCCCATGGGCTGCGCGCCCATGGGCCACATCCTCTACGACGAGGTCATGCGCTACAACCCCAAGAACCCCTACTGGTTCAACCGTGACCGCTTCGTTCTCTCCGCCGGCCACGGCTGCATGCTCCAGTACGCCctgctccacctcgccggataCGACAGTGTTAAG GAGGAGGATTTGAAGCAGTTCAGGCAATGGGGAAGCAAGACACCGGGCCACCCTGAGAACTTTGAGACTCCAGGAGTTGAAGTTACCACTG GACCCCTTGGTCAGGGTATCGCCAATGCTGTTGGGTTGGCGCTTGCTGAGAAGCACCTGGCTGCTCGCTTCAACAAGCCTGACAGTGAGATTGTCGACCACTACAC GTATGTTATTTTGGGAGATGGTTGCCAAATGGAGGGTATTGCCAATGAAGCTTGCTCCTTGGCTGGACACTGGGGTCTTGGCAAGCTGATTGCTTTCTACGATGACAACCACATTTCCATCGATGGAGATACAGAGATTGCATTCACAGAGGACGTGAGCACCCGCTTTGAGGCTCTTGGGTGGCACACGATCTGGGTTAAGAATGGGAACAACGGCTATGATGACATCCGTGCAGCCATTAAGGAGGCGAAGGCAGTTACTGACAAGCCCACCTTAATCAAG GTGACTACCACAATCGGTTTTGGATCGCCCAACAAGGCCAACTCATACAGTGTGCATGGAAGTGCATTGGGTGCCAAAGAGGTTGAAGCAACCAGGCAGAACCTTGGATGGCCCTATGAGCCGTTCTTTGTTCCAGAGGACGTCAAGAG CCACTGGAGCCGCCACACACCTGAAGGTGCTGCACTTGAGGCTGATTGGAATGCTAAGTTTGCAGAGtacgagaagaagtatgcaGACGATGCAGCAACCTTGAAAAGTATCATCACAGGAGAGTTCCCTACTGGCTGGGCTGATGCGCTTCCT AAATACACTCCAGAGAGCCCAGGAGATGCCACCAGGAACCTCTCCCAGCAGTGCTTGAATGCACTTGCTAATGTTGTGCCTGGTCTTATTGGAGGTAGTGCTGATCTTGCGTCCTCCAACATGACTCTGCTTAAGATGTTTGGTGACTTCCAGAAGGATACGGCTGAAGAGCGCAATGTCCGGTTTGGAGTCAGAGAACACGGAATGGGCGCCATTTGCAATGGCATTGCTCTGCACAGTCCAGGGTTTGTTCCATACTGTGCTACATTCTTTGTCTTCACTGATTACATGAGAGGTGCCATGAGGATCTCAGCTCTGTCTGAGGCTGGAGTTATCTATGTTATGACCCACGACTCTATTGGTCTTGGAGAAGATGGTCCGACCCATCAGCCCATTGAGCACTTGGTGAGTTTCCGTGCAATGCCGAACATATTGATGCTCCGCCCTGCTGATGGCAATGAGACCGCCGGAGCATACAAAGTTGCAGTTCTCAACAGGAAGAGGCCATCTATTCTCGCTCTTTCCAGGCAAAAGCTTCCTCACCTGCCTGGTACCTCAATTGAGGGAGTCGAGAAGGGTGGATATACCATCTCTGACAACTCAACTGGCAACAAGCCTGACCTCATTGTGTTGGGTACTGGCTCTGAACTGGAGATTGCGGAAAAGGCTGCCGATGAGTTGAGGAAGGAGGGGAAGACAGTCCGTGTCGTCTCATTTGTTTCTTGGGAACTTTTCGATGAACAGTCAGATGAATACAAGGAGAGTGTCCTGCCTGCAGCCGTCACCGCAAGAATCAGCATTGAGGCCGGGTCTACTCTCGGCTGGCAGAAGTATGTCGGAGCCCAGGGCAAGGCCATTGGCATCGACAAATTCGGTGCGAGTGCTCCTGCCGGAACGATCTACAAGGAGTATGGCATCACTGTGGAGAGCGTCATTGCGGCGGCCAAGAGCTTTTAA
- the LOC8069073 gene encoding uncharacterized protein LOC8069073: protein MQIFQVTTMILQPRLLTWFFSTLLLTQLMMASTAAAESTVKVSTTPIFPQIPLGQARKDFQVLLRVEAPTAAVRPEARVPIDVVAVLDVSGSMNDPAAVPPERRPTTSRLDLLKTAAKFMVAKLEDGDRLSIVAFNDRPVKELSSGLLYMSADGRRKAMKSVDQLEARGGTALVPAFEEAVKVLDGRVGDGRNRLGFIVLLTDGEDTSGFTLSERRREVIRGALGRYPVHTLGLGRAHDPEVLLYLAQESHGTYSFVDDDNIGEVAGALAVCLGGLSTVAAVDTRVVLKADELNGVRIDRVDSGGHDNSVSCGGASCEISVGVLYAGEAKHFVVHLHVPAAAPSSSSSSTDSGHYCDGIGACDRYYHHRDEQRLLAVGYSYRDHPSSRVITVQAHGVFVKRSPSPAVLDGGWQAPVPVPSPVVLQHIVRLELLEVVAGVVHGELITDDRARAADVLQLKWEEFRACHQFWGGGLDLMSGLEKEVGGMVSSLRAGVAAYVYAWVSSHQMQRATSIGSPEKAVVEFLTPAMRLVLEEARKLPLWQAGTTAATTNVQHVGSGVDEFEMVEWRLEVWSKVKQQLMSFQEQTAVDEEQQHLAAVFQEASLEAIDRAMHRDIYLAAVYASKLRRCHSSGATN, encoded by the exons ATGCAGATCTTCCAAGTGACGACGATGATCCTGCAGCCTCGGTTACTCACATGGTTCTTCTCCACACTCCTGCTCACACAACTG ATGATGGCGTCTACTGCGGCGGCGGAGTCGACGGTGAAAGTGAGCACCACCCCGATCTTCCCTCAGATCCCACTGGGCCAGGCGAGGAAGGACTTCCAAGTTCTGCTGCGCGTCGAGGCACCGACAGCGGCGGTGCGTCCCGAGGCGCGCGTCCCCATCGACGTCGTCGCCGTGCTCGATGTCAGCGGCAGCATGAATGACCCGGCCGCAGTGCCACCGGAGAGGAGGCCGACGACGTCGAGGCTGGACCTGCTGAAGACGGCCGCCAAGTTCATGGTGGCCAAACTCGAAGACggagatcgcctctccatcgtAGCGTTCAATGATCGACCCGTCAAAGAACTTAGCTCCGGCTTGCTGTACATGTCCGCCGACGGCCGGAGAAAAGCCATGAAGAGTGTGGACCAGCTCGAGGCCCGTGGCGGCACCGCGCTCGTGCCGGCCTTCGAGGAGGCGGTGAAGGTCCTGGATGGGCGGGTGGGAGACGGTCGCAACCGCCTGGGTTTCATCGTCCTCCTCACCGACGGCGAGGACACGAGCGGGTTCACGCTGAGCGAGCGGCGCCGTGAGGTGATCCGTGGCGCCCTCGGCAGGTACCCCGTCCACACCTTGGGCCTGGGTAGGGCGCACGATCCCGAGGTCCTGCTGTACCTTGCCCAAGAGTCTCACGGCACCTATTCCTTCGTCGACGACGACAACATCGGCGAGGTCGCCGGCGCCCTCGCCGTGTGCCTCGGCGGGCTGAGCACCGTCGCTGCCGTCGACACGCGCGTCGTCCTCAAGGCCGACGAGCTGAACGGGGTGCGCATAGACCGCGTCGACTCCGGTGGCCACGACAACAGCGTCAGCTGCGGCGGAGCCTCCTGCGAGATCTCTGTGGGCGTCCTGTACGCCGGCGAGGCAAAGCATTTCGTGGTCCACCTCCACGTGCCAGCTGCTGCgccatcatcgtcgtcgtcgtcaacggaTAGCGGTCATTACTGCGACGGCATCGGCGCCTGTGACCGCTACTACCATCACCGCGACGAGCAGCGCCTGCTCGCCGTCGGCTACTCGTACAGGGACCATCCCAGCTCCCGGGTGATCACTGTACAAGCACACGGCGTGTTCGTGAAGAGGTCCCCGTCACCGGCGGTGTTAGATGGCGGGTGGCAAGCTCCTGTTCCTGTTCCCTCCCCGGTGGTCCTGCAGCACATCGTCCGGTTGGAGCTGctggaagtggtggccggcgtcGTCCACGGCGAGCTGATCACCGACGACAGAGCGCGTGCCGCGGACGTGCTGCAGCTCAAGTGGGAGGAGTTCAGAGCGTGCCACCAGTTCTGGGGGGGCGGCCTCGACCTGATGAGCGGCCTGGAGAAGGAGGTGGGCGGCATGGTGAGCAGCCTCAGAGCAGGGGTGGCGGCCTACGTCTACGCCTGGGTGTCGAGCCACCAGATGCAGCGCGCCACCAGCATCGGCTCGCCGGAGAAGGCGGTCGTCGAGTTCCTGACGCCGGCGATGCGGCTCGTCTTGGAGGAGGCGCGGAAGCTGCCGCTGTGGCAGGCTGGaacgacggcggcgacgacgaacgTCCAGCACGTGGGCAGCGGCGTCGACGAATTCGAGATGGTAGAGTGGAGGCTGGAGGTGTGGTCCAAGGTAAAGCAGCAGCTCATGTCGTTCCAGGAGCAGACGGCGGTGGACGAGGAGCAGCAGCACCTGGCCGCCGTCTTCCAGGAGGCGTCGCTGGAGGCCATCGACCGCGCCATGCACCGCGACATTTACCTG GCCGCGGTTTATGCGAGCAAGCTGAGGCGATGCCACTCGTCGGGCGCCACGAACTGA